In Methanosarcina barkeri MS, a single window of DNA contains:
- the pyrF gene encoding orotidine-5'-phosphate decarboxylase: MEKKSCLILALDVSDREEALKIAEDVSEFVDAIKVGYPLILATGLGIIRELAEFAPIIADFKVADIPNTNRLICEHVFEAGTDAVIVQGFTGRDSLDACIEIASEYGKDVFVVSEMSHPGGAEFLQPVGEAIARMAAEAGAFGLVAPATRPERVTAIRKIIGDKLTIISPGVGAQGGKASDVIAAGADWVIVGRAIYKAESPREAARKIAAEIEAKLKGEI, translated from the coding sequence ATGGAAAAGAAAAGCTGTCTGATCCTTGCCCTTGATGTCTCCGACAGAGAAGAAGCTCTTAAAATTGCAGAAGATGTTTCGGAATTCGTGGACGCTATAAAGGTAGGCTATCCTCTAATACTTGCTACCGGGCTTGGAATCATCAGGGAGCTTGCAGAGTTTGCTCCCATAATAGCTGATTTCAAGGTTGCCGATATTCCAAACACCAACCGCCTTATCTGCGAGCATGTCTTTGAGGCAGGAACCGATGCAGTAATTGTCCAGGGTTTTACAGGCCGGGACAGCCTTGATGCCTGCATTGAGATTGCTTCAGAATACGGGAAAGACGTGTTCGTGGTAAGTGAAATGAGCCACCCTGGAGGAGCCGAATTCCTCCAGCCCGTCGGAGAAGCAATCGCAAGAATGGCAGCCGAAGCAGGAGCTTTTGGCCTTGTTGCACCCGCGACCAGACCGGAAAGAGTAACGGCAATTAGAAAAATTATTGGTGACAAACTTACCATCATCTCTCCTGGAGTCGGAGCTCAGGGAGGAAAAGCGTCTGATGTTATTGCCGCAGGCGCAGACTGGGTAATCGTAGGAAGAGCAATTTACAAAGCAGAGTCACCAAGAGAAGCTGCCCGCAAGATTGCTGCTGAGATTGAAGCAAAACTCAAGGGAGAAATCTGA
- a CDS encoding methionine adenosyltransferase, translated as MRNIVIDELKASEVYRQRVEVVERKGLGHPDYICDAIMEQISVKLSQKYLETFGNILHYNIDKGMLVAGEVEGKLGGGRVVSPMRLIIGDRATFEAQGIEIDVPALAVNTAQQWLRDNIRFVDPENLIYQIELKRGSAELTDIFSRGEKILGANDTSAAVGYAPLSPTEKLVFECERYLNSRKFKKEYPESGEDVKVMGLRHREDMHLTVAMPLVDRFIESEETYFKKKIELNNRIEEFTAGFAEKARSEFEGCMCLKPTVSLNTLDIPGRGLQGIYTTVTGTSAEDADGGQVGRGNRVNGIIPLNRPVSSEAAAGKNPVSHTGKVYNLLSHRIAARIYSEVPDISEVYVWLLSEIGTPIDQPQIATAQLIMKKGSASEVEKEVAEVMEKELENIQAFSMELVAGKCPVC; from the coding sequence TTGAGAAACATAGTTATAGACGAATTAAAAGCATCTGAAGTTTACCGCCAGAGAGTTGAGGTTGTAGAAAGAAAAGGGTTGGGGCATCCGGACTATATCTGTGATGCCATAATGGAACAAATTTCAGTAAAGTTGAGCCAGAAGTACCTTGAGACTTTCGGGAATATCCTGCACTACAATATAGACAAAGGCATGCTTGTTGCAGGGGAAGTGGAGGGAAAATTGGGGGGAGGCAGAGTTGTAAGCCCTATGAGACTTATAATCGGGGACAGGGCTACTTTTGAAGCGCAGGGGATAGAAATCGATGTTCCCGCGCTTGCTGTCAATACGGCGCAGCAATGGCTCCGGGATAATATCCGCTTTGTGGATCCTGAAAATCTAATATACCAGATCGAGCTAAAAAGAGGTTCTGCAGAACTTACGGATATTTTTAGCAGGGGAGAAAAGATCCTCGGGGCAAACGACACTTCTGCAGCAGTTGGATATGCCCCTCTCAGCCCCACCGAGAAGCTTGTTTTCGAATGCGAGAGATACCTTAACTCAAGAAAGTTCAAAAAGGAATATCCGGAATCAGGAGAAGACGTAAAAGTTATGGGGCTCAGGCATAGGGAAGATATGCATCTGACCGTTGCAATGCCGCTTGTTGATAGGTTTATTGAATCAGAAGAAACCTACTTTAAGAAGAAAATCGAGTTGAACAACCGGATTGAGGAATTTACTGCCGGGTTTGCAGAAAAAGCAAGGTCTGAATTTGAGGGCTGCATGTGTCTGAAACCGACAGTTTCTCTTAATACTCTGGACATTCCGGGCAGGGGGCTGCAGGGGATTTATACCACGGTAACCGGTACTTCTGCGGAAGATGCAGATGGCGGGCAGGTAGGGCGTGGAAACCGCGTAAACGGAATAATTCCGCTAAATCGTCCTGTTAGCAGTGAAGCTGCCGCAGGTAAAAATCCTGTAAGCCATACAGGAAAGGTTTACAACCTTCTTTCTCACAGGATTGCAGCGCGGATCTATAGTGAAGTGCCTGATATCTCCGAAGTTTATGTCTGGCTTTTGAGTGAAATCGGAACTCCAATCGACCAGCCTCAGATTGCAACTGCCCAGCTCATTATGAAGAAAGGATCTGCGAGCGAGGTAGAAAAAGAAGTGGCTGAGGTAATGGAAAAAGAGCTTGAGAATATACAGGCATTCTCCATGGAACTTGTTGCAGGAAAATGCCCTGTATGCTGA
- a CDS encoding geranylgeranylglycerol-phosphate geranylgeranyltransferase produces MSASVRTYLEIMRYENCLMASFAAIIGTLIAFNILASNASSSYSPGEFPLFYSVLILLAVFLISGAGNTINDYFDVRIDSINRPERPIPSGRIKLKEALYFSYLLFAFGTLLAFSINLICGIIALFNSLLLIFYAKTLKGTPLLGNMSIGYLTGSSFLFGASVFGLEGLKALFVLFLLAALAITAREIVKDIEDMEGDKMEGADTLPLRVGAKKASYLAALIGFLAVVFSPLPYRLSILGLHYLYFVLLADLGFLAAIYQLLARNNPTKSSKMFKIAMFFALIAFIAGVIFPG; encoded by the coding sequence ATGTCTGCAAGCGTACGCACATATCTGGAGATTATGAGATACGAAAACTGTCTCATGGCAAGTTTTGCAGCTATAATCGGAACACTGATAGCTTTTAATATCCTGGCATCTAATGCCTCCAGCTCTTATAGTCCTGGAGAATTCCCTTTATTTTATTCAGTCCTTATATTACTAGCTGTATTTTTGATTTCAGGCGCAGGAAATACCATTAATGACTATTTTGATGTCAGGATAGACTCAATAAACCGCCCTGAGAGGCCGATTCCATCAGGCAGAATAAAATTAAAAGAAGCCCTTTATTTCTCTTATCTCCTATTTGCCTTCGGGACGCTTCTGGCTTTCTCAATCAACTTAATTTGCGGGATTATTGCCTTATTTAATTCACTACTGCTAATTTTCTACGCAAAAACACTCAAAGGCACTCCTCTTTTGGGAAACATGAGCATAGGCTACCTTACCGGCTCAAGTTTTTTATTTGGAGCCTCAGTTTTTGGACTTGAAGGACTCAAAGCTCTTTTTGTGCTTTTCCTGCTTGCAGCCCTTGCGATTACTGCCAGGGAAATTGTAAAGGACATTGAAGATATGGAAGGCGATAAAATGGAAGGGGCAGATACCCTACCTCTTCGAGTCGGGGCAAAAAAAGCAAGTTACCTTGCAGCACTCATAGGTTTTCTGGCCGTCGTTTTTAGCCCTCTTCCTTACCGTCTGTCGATACTTGGCCTGCATTATCTTTACTTTGTTCTTCTGGCAGACCTTGGGTTTCTTGCAGCGATCTACCAGCTTCTTGCTCGCAACAATCCTACGAAATCTTCAAAAATGTTCAAGATCGCAATGTTCTTTGCGCTCATTGCTTTTATTGCCGGGGTAATTTTTCCCGGATAA
- a CDS encoding deoxyhypusine synthase — protein sequence MDCNTPNKKLSTPIKAAKITTGMSVDDLVREYKGCAFGAGRLAEAVEIYYEMLASEKTTKFFGLAGAMTPAGMRNIVADLIRDGYIDVLVTTGANMVHDTVEALGLHHYKGTDCTNDIQLRNECIDRIYDVYLPDQHFTDLEEFLQGVYAGLPKEKLSIRQVLTEIGKNLDDDSSILKTAAEMGVPVYCPALQDSVIGLQAWLYKEGNPLHVDAFADMHEFIEICYAAESAGALLIGGGVPKNYILQSMLVTPKSFDYAIQLTMDHPETGGLSGATLDEAQSWGKVGENAKAVTVYADATITLPLMVAAVRTRLSKR from the coding sequence ATGGATTGTAATACTCCAAACAAAAAACTTTCGACCCCAATCAAAGCTGCAAAGATCACCACCGGTATGAGTGTTGATGATCTTGTCAGGGAATACAAAGGCTGCGCCTTTGGAGCAGGCAGGCTGGCTGAGGCCGTAGAAATCTATTATGAAATGCTTGCTTCCGAAAAAACTACGAAATTTTTCGGGCTTGCAGGTGCCATGACTCCCGCAGGCATGAGAAACATTGTTGCGGATTTAATACGCGACGGCTACATCGATGTGCTTGTCACGACCGGAGCTAATATGGTGCACGACACTGTCGAAGCTCTAGGACTTCACCATTATAAAGGCACAGACTGTACAAACGATATCCAGTTACGGAATGAATGCATTGACAGGATTTACGATGTTTATCTTCCTGACCAGCACTTTACAGACCTTGAAGAATTTCTACAGGGCGTCTATGCCGGGCTTCCTAAAGAAAAACTCTCGATCCGTCAGGTGCTTACCGAGATCGGAAAAAACCTTGATGATGATTCCTCTATCCTGAAAACCGCAGCAGAAATGGGTGTGCCAGTTTATTGCCCTGCCCTTCAGGACTCGGTAATAGGGCTTCAGGCATGGCTATATAAAGAAGGAAACCCTCTGCATGTTGATGCATTTGCTGATATGCACGAGTTTATAGAGATCTGCTATGCGGCTGAGAGTGCAGGTGCCCTGCTCATCGGTGGAGGGGTTCCCAAAAATTATATCCTCCAGTCCATGCTTGTAACCCCCAAATCTTTTGACTATGCAATCCAATTAACAATGGATCATCCTGAGACTGGTGGTCTGAGCGGGGCAACCCTTGATGAAGCCCAGTCCTGGGGAAAAGTAGGAGAAAACGCAAAAGCCGTAACCGTGTATGCAGATGCTACTATTACTCTCCCGCTTATGGTTGCAGCTGTGCGTACACGCCTTTCAAAGAGGTGA
- a CDS encoding thioredoxin family protein codes for MNGSNVIEIQDTTWGEMVESSKKPVIVMFYSPTCPYCKAMEPYFMNYAKEFKNSAIFARLNIETSPWTAERYGVQGTPTFKFFCHGRPVWEQVGQIYPSILKTAVEDMIHYGDECISKSTPVGQDITGYA; via the coding sequence TTGAACGGAAGCAATGTGATCGAAATCCAAGATACGACATGGGGAGAAATGGTCGAAAGCTCTAAAAAGCCTGTTATTGTAATGTTCTACAGCCCAACCTGCCCTTATTGCAAAGCTATGGAACCTTATTTTATGAACTATGCAAAGGAATTCAAGAATTCAGCAATTTTTGCCCGCCTAAACATTGAAACAAGTCCCTGGACTGCTGAAAGGTATGGAGTTCAGGGCACACCTACGTTTAAGTTTTTCTGTCACGGAAGACCTGTATGGGAACAGGTAGGCCAGATTTATCCTTCCATACTGAAAACTGCAGTTGAAGATATGATTCATTACGGAGATGAGTGCATAAGCAAAAGCACTCCAGTTGGTCAGGATATTACAGGATACGCTTAA
- a CDS encoding ABC transporter ATP-binding protein: MTIKKNQKILLRGKSGTGKTTLLKILLGFTKPSEGTIYFRNRVIDSKTCWEARKEIAYIVQDTDLGEGKVKSLLDEIFSYRANKEKLDHEKLRAFIRELELEDDILEKNFQELSGGEKQRIGILIALLLNRNIYLLDEVTSALDAKLKKKIADYFLSREDWTLLIVSHDREWERDGMETINIETSS; the protein is encoded by the coding sequence TTGACCATAAAGAAAAACCAAAAAATTCTCCTGCGGGGAAAGTCCGGAACAGGAAAAACCACCCTCTTAAAAATACTGCTTGGCTTTACAAAGCCTTCGGAAGGCACCATCTATTTCAGGAACCGGGTAATCGATTCAAAAACCTGCTGGGAAGCTCGAAAAGAAATTGCTTATATAGTACAGGATACTGACCTTGGGGAAGGAAAGGTCAAAAGCCTCTTAGACGAAATCTTTTCTTACAGGGCAAATAAAGAAAAACTAGACCATGAAAAACTGAGGGCTTTTATCCGGGAGCTAGAACTGGAAGACGATATTCTTGAGAAGAATTTCCAAGAGCTTTCGGGTGGGGAAAAGCAGCGAATAGGAATCCTCATTGCCCTTCTCCTGAACAGGAACATATACTTGCTTGACGAAGTTACTTCCGCTCTCGACGCGAAATTAAAAAAGAAGATTGCAGATTATTTTCTTTCCCGAGAAGACTGGACTCTTTTGATCGTCTCCCATGATAGGGAATGGGAACGCGACGGGATGGAAACAATAAATATTGAAACCAGTTCCTGA
- a CDS encoding ABC transporter permease, translating into MPIYDISYTSLIFCFFLLAIPLFISWKIRLELEKSTLEAVFRMSIQLFLAGIFLNFIFNLNNGLLNLAWVGIMIFFASYTAIKSVDLNVKKLFAPIILAIAFSSLAVLLYFNKFVINLENLLDARYLIPIAGMFLGNSLRGNVVGIGDFYSDIKRNENRYLYSLSLGAGMYEAVLPYLRKSLRAAVKPTLANIASVGIVTLPGMMTGQILGGASPLVAIKYQITIMIAQYVSTLLGTTLSILTSFRTAFDEYGLVDTKLYETNF; encoded by the coding sequence ATGCCCATTTATGATATTAGCTACACCTCGTTAATTTTCTGTTTTTTCTTACTGGCAATTCCGCTTTTCATAAGCTGGAAAATCCGGCTTGAACTCGAAAAAAGCACTCTGGAAGCTGTCTTCAGGATGTCAATCCAGCTCTTTTTAGCAGGTATTTTTTTGAACTTTATTTTTAACCTGAATAATGGACTTTTAAATCTGGCCTGGGTAGGAATAATGATCTTCTTTGCGTCCTATACGGCAATAAAAAGTGTGGATCTTAATGTAAAAAAACTCTTTGCACCTATCATTTTAGCAATTGCCTTTTCAAGCCTGGCAGTTCTATTATATTTCAATAAATTCGTTATTAATCTGGAGAATCTCCTTGACGCACGCTACCTGATCCCTATAGCGGGTATGTTTCTTGGAAATTCGCTTCGAGGAAATGTGGTAGGGATAGGTGACTTTTATAGCGATATCAAACGAAACGAGAACCGCTATCTTTACAGCTTATCTCTTGGGGCGGGCATGTATGAGGCTGTTCTCCCATACCTGCGAAAAAGTTTAAGGGCTGCAGTAAAACCCACTTTAGCAAACATCGCGTCCGTGGGGATCGTCACTTTGCCAGGGATGATGACAGGACAGATCCTTGGGGGAGCAAGCCCTCTAGTTGCCATTAAGTATCAAATTACCATCATGATAGCACAATATGTTTCAACTTTGCTTGGCACAACCCTCAGCATTCTCACAAGCTTCAGGACAGCCTTTGATGAATATGGACTTGTAGATACGAAGTTATACGAGACAAATTTCTGA
- the iorB gene encoding indolepyruvate ferredoxin oxidoreductase subunit beta translates to MSQAEQKKLDLLITGVGGQGAILASDIIGKAAVTAGLPIRAAETHGMAQRGGSVVNHIRVGNNYGSMIPKKGADLLLALEPMEAVRYLDFLKDGGIVIMNTQPIIPVTVTSGLTKYPEVSDILDFLSEKYIVKAFNADDLAYEAGNRLAMNVVMVGAVSGYLPIPKETLLESVKALVPQKTIEVNLRAFEAGRQKVEES, encoded by the coding sequence ATGAGCCAGGCTGAACAAAAGAAACTAGATCTCCTTATTACAGGAGTAGGAGGACAGGGTGCAATCCTTGCCTCTGACATTATAGGAAAAGCCGCAGTTACTGCAGGACTGCCCATCCGGGCTGCGGAAACTCACGGCATGGCCCAGCGTGGAGGTTCGGTTGTAAACCATATTCGGGTTGGAAATAACTACGGTTCCATGATCCCGAAAAAAGGTGCAGACCTTCTGCTTGCCCTTGAGCCCATGGAAGCAGTCAGGTACCTGGATTTCCTGAAGGACGGCGGAATTGTTATAATGAATACGCAACCCATAATTCCTGTAACTGTCACCTCAGGCCTTACAAAATATCCGGAAGTCTCAGATATTCTTGATTTTCTTTCGGAAAAATACATAGTCAAAGCCTTTAATGCAGATGATCTGGCTTACGAAGCTGGGAACAGGCTTGCAATGAATGTCGTGATGGTGGGAGCAGTCTCAGGCTATCTGCCAATTCCTAAAGAAACCCTGCTTGAAAGTGTTAAAGCCCTTGTGCCGCAGAAAACAATTGAAGTGAATCTCAGGGCTTTTGAAGCGGGAAGGCAAAAAGTAGAGGAAAGCTAA
- a CDS encoding RNA ligase partner protein, with the protein MLKQRFVLDTTALTDLQTREVMGYASLCEGMKAILDLIADARLHFGISCYVPYPSVYKEMYEFASRNGCDREVVAKIDTWLVKKSPDRYRVSVTSQIFHEYVAYMRERINRGMGVAEDAIWEAATECLFMENPQNKKKEYKEEVEREVIGGIIGKFRNKYRAALRYGILDSAPDIDVLILAKELDAAVIASDYGIEKWAEQLGVRFVPANVFPMMIQEYLKHLPENENEPEYENRGKGKDGPSGEIEFI; encoded by the coding sequence ATGCTTAAGCAGAGATTTGTGCTGGATACTACAGCATTAACGGACCTGCAGACGCGTGAGGTTATGGGCTATGCTTCCCTTTGCGAGGGAATGAAAGCGATTCTTGACCTGATAGCCGATGCTCGTCTGCATTTCGGGATAAGTTGCTACGTGCCCTATCCGTCAGTATATAAAGAGATGTACGAATTTGCAAGCCGCAACGGCTGTGACAGGGAGGTCGTGGCTAAAATAGATACCTGGCTTGTAAAAAAATCTCCTGACCGGTATAGAGTTAGCGTAACTTCTCAGATCTTTCATGAATATGTTGCCTATATGCGGGAAAGAATTAACCGGGGAATGGGAGTAGCTGAGGACGCGATATGGGAGGCAGCTACTGAATGCCTCTTTATGGAAAATCCACAAAACAAGAAAAAAGAGTATAAGGAAGAGGTTGAGAGGGAAGTAATTGGAGGGATCATTGGCAAATTCCGGAACAAATATCGAGCTGCCCTGAGATATGGGATTCTTGATAGTGCTCCTGATATTGATGTTCTTATCCTTGCCAAGGAGCTTGATGCCGCAGTAATTGCAAGCGATTACGGGATTGAAAAGTGGGCTGAACAGCTTGGAGTTCGCTTTGTACCTGCAAATGTTTTTCCCATGATGATACAGGAGTACCTGAAGCATCTTCCGGAAAACGAAAATGAACCAGAGTACGAAAACCGAGGCAAAGGCAAAGACGGGCCGTCGGGAGAAATAGAATTTATTTAA
- a CDS encoding ATP-binding protein → MKIAVCGKGGSGKSTISALLAKEMAKTKNVLVLDIDESNYGLHSQLGMAAPKDLMEYFGGKTGFKEKQRTAPKKTQFLGLAASGSTSGQPAQQQSSFFEKRWSFSDLPPEFVEEKNGVKLMAVGKIHNFGEGCACPMGALTREFLENLELGKDDLVIVDTEAGTEHFGRGVDKDFDLILVIVDPSYESLKLSKKFGEFGAQCGCRVYFVLNKVEPDIREEMLASVNCVNVVAEIPERREIFKTSLKGKELDFELDEIKKLVEFLEKNGVIN, encoded by the coding sequence ATGAAAATAGCAGTGTGCGGAAAAGGAGGAAGCGGAAAAAGTACTATTTCGGCACTCTTGGCAAAGGAAATGGCAAAAACTAAAAACGTGCTTGTGCTCGACATTGACGAGTCCAATTACGGGCTTCACAGCCAGTTAGGAATGGCGGCTCCTAAGGATCTTATGGAATATTTTGGGGGAAAAACAGGCTTTAAGGAAAAACAAAGGACTGCTCCCAAAAAAACGCAATTCTTGGGGCTTGCAGCCAGTGGGAGTACTTCAGGTCAGCCAGCGCAGCAGCAGTCCAGCTTTTTCGAGAAGAGATGGAGTTTTTCCGACCTCCCGCCAGAATTTGTGGAAGAAAAGAACGGAGTCAAACTGATGGCAGTTGGCAAAATTCACAATTTTGGGGAGGGCTGCGCGTGCCCAATGGGAGCTCTGACAAGGGAATTTCTTGAGAACCTTGAACTTGGAAAGGATGATCTTGTAATCGTGGATACCGAAGCCGGCACTGAGCACTTCGGGCGTGGAGTTGATAAGGACTTTGACCTGATTCTTGTGATTGTTGATCCTTCCTATGAGTCCCTCAAGCTTTCAAAGAAATTTGGTGAATTTGGCGCTCAGTGTGGGTGCAGGGTTTACTTTGTACTTAATAAAGTTGAACCGGACATAAGAGAAGAGATGCTAGCGTCGGTAAATTGCGTGAATGTCGTGGCTGAAATTCCGGAAAGAAGAGAAATTTTTAAGACGTCCCTTAAGGGCAAAGAACTTGATTTCGAGCTGGATGAAATCAAGAAGCTTGTAGAGTTTCTGGAGAAAAATGGAGTTATTAATTGA
- the iorA gene encoding indolepyruvate ferredoxin oxidoreductase subunit alpha → MTMREYMLGNVAIARGLLEGGVQVIAGYPGTPSSEIIDTLAARKDRDYHVEWSVNEKVAMEVAVGAAWTGVRSVVTMKHVGLNVAADPFMTLAYAGTKGGMIVIAADDPSCHSSQNEQDTRRYAQFALVPCFDPATPQEAKDMLPYAFEFSEKFEVPVIFRPTTRISHGKSDIELGEIPVEKPAPNFEKLLDRWVMLPKNARPRHTHLLSIQQSIEDALAESPWNSLELKSDAKFGVIGAGIASVYAKEALTELGLDVSYLKIGTYPVPKKLILELLETVDTVLVFEELEPIVEEQVKMIAQEAGIEVSVLGKTNGFVPREGELDVSAFLEVLKKTFDLETEAETSGKSLELAPRPPALCAGCSHRATFHSMKKVFGKDAIYPSDIGCYTLGIQSGTVETTLCMGSSISVASGLYHAGEKRPICCSIGDSTFFHSGMNSLLNAIVNKANITVTILDNRITAMTGHQPNPGVGYTATGEPTVQVSLEELCKAMGAEFVSVVDPYKLEETQEAFKAAKEFEGVAVVIARQPCVISGKRAGIRRNPYVIDPDKCEGCKQCIKFGCPAIEFNEQNKCAVITALCSGCGVCAQICKFDAIQEVKR, encoded by the coding sequence ATGACAATGCGTGAGTACATGCTTGGAAACGTGGCAATTGCCCGCGGGCTTCTTGAAGGCGGCGTGCAGGTTATTGCAGGCTATCCCGGAACTCCGTCGTCGGAGATTATAGATACGCTTGCAGCCCGAAAAGACCGGGATTACCATGTAGAATGGTCGGTTAACGAAAAGGTTGCAATGGAGGTTGCAGTCGGAGCTGCCTGGACAGGCGTTCGTTCTGTAGTGACAATGAAGCATGTCGGGCTAAACGTTGCAGCAGATCCCTTTATGACACTTGCTTATGCAGGAACAAAGGGCGGGATGATTGTAATCGCTGCTGATGACCCGTCGTGTCACTCATCCCAGAATGAACAGGATACGCGGCGTTATGCCCAGTTTGCCCTTGTGCCCTGTTTTGATCCCGCGACTCCCCAGGAAGCAAAGGACATGCTGCCCTATGCTTTTGAGTTCTCCGAAAAGTTTGAAGTTCCTGTGATCTTCAGACCCACCACCCGAATTTCGCACGGGAAGTCAGATATTGAACTTGGAGAGATACCCGTAGAAAAACCGGCTCCTAATTTTGAAAAACTTCTGGACCGCTGGGTCATGCTCCCGAAGAACGCACGTCCACGCCATACACATCTCCTTTCTATCCAGCAGTCCATTGAGGATGCCCTTGCCGAATCCCCATGGAATTCCCTTGAACTAAAATCCGATGCAAAATTCGGAGTAATAGGTGCAGGCATTGCCTCAGTGTATGCAAAAGAAGCACTTACGGAACTTGGACTTGACGTTTCGTACCTTAAGATAGGAACGTATCCGGTTCCGAAAAAGCTGATTCTCGAACTGCTTGAAACCGTAGACACCGTACTTGTGTTTGAGGAACTTGAGCCTATCGTGGAAGAACAGGTAAAGATGATTGCACAGGAAGCCGGGATTGAGGTTTCGGTGCTCGGGAAAACTAATGGTTTTGTGCCAAGGGAAGGAGAACTGGATGTAAGTGCCTTCCTTGAGGTTCTTAAGAAAACCTTCGATCTTGAGACCGAAGCTGAAACATCAGGCAAATCTCTTGAGCTTGCTCCTCGCCCGCCTGCTCTTTGTGCAGGCTGTTCTCACAGGGCAACTTTCCATTCAATGAAAAAAGTCTTTGGAAAGGATGCGATTTACCCCAGCGATATCGGTTGTTACACCCTTGGAATCCAGAGCGGGACTGTTGAGACCACTCTCTGCATGGGCTCAAGTATCAGCGTTGCTTCAGGGCTTTACCACGCAGGAGAAAAGCGGCCTATCTGCTGTTCTATAGGAGATTCAACTTTTTTCCATTCAGGCATGAACTCACTCCTGAACGCAATTGTCAATAAAGCAAATATCACGGTTACTATTCTGGATAATCGTATTACAGCCATGACCGGACATCAGCCAAATCCAGGCGTCGGGTACACGGCAACAGGAGAGCCAACCGTCCAGGTTTCACTTGAAGAGCTCTGCAAAGCAATGGGTGCAGAATTTGTATCGGTTGTCGACCCTTATAAGCTTGAAGAGACACAGGAAGCTTTTAAGGCAGCAAAAGAATTTGAAGGCGTAGCTGTGGTTATTGCCAGGCAACCCTGCGTGATTTCAGGAAAAAGGGCAGGTATACGTCGGAACCCATATGTTATTGATCCTGATAAATGCGAAGGCTGCAAGCAGTGTATTAAGTTTGGATGCCCTGCAATTGAGTTTAACGAGCAAAATAAATGTGCTGTAATTACGGCCCTTTGCAGTGGGTGCGGAGTATGTGCCCAGATCTGCAAGTTTGATGCGATTCAGGAGGTGAAGCGATGA